In one Spirosoma rigui genomic region, the following are encoded:
- a CDS encoding DoxX family protein yields the protein MLPSFTATQLAHLVMRIGLGINMLMHGLVRIPKLNAFVDKMAAGFSGTILPDLLTRAFLYGLPFVELASGLLILLGGALSKWGYFVGGLTIGALLFGTTLQEDWATAGSQLVYIIAFYLALRGLDSSGRSRR from the coding sequence ATGCTTCCTTCGTTTACCGCTACCCAGCTTGCTCACCTTGTCATGCGAATCGGGTTAGGTATCAACATGCTCATGCATGGTCTGGTACGTATTCCCAAATTGAATGCTTTTGTCGATAAGATGGCAGCTGGCTTTTCAGGCACGATTCTCCCTGACTTGCTGACCCGCGCATTTCTGTACGGCTTGCCTTTTGTCGAACTGGCCAGCGGCCTTCTGATTTTGCTGGGCGGGGCGTTGAGCAAATGGGGCTATTTCGTGGGTGGGTTAACGATAGGCGCCCTGCTGTTTGGGACGACACTGCAAGAAGACTGGGCAACGGCGGGCTCGCAGCTAGTCTACATTATTGCTTTTTACCTGGCCCTGCGCGGACTGGACTCGTCGGGTCGGAGCCGCCGGTAA
- the sufB gene encoding Fe-S cluster assembly protein SufB encodes MTKDEAILESITNSEYKYGFETIIEADEAPMGLDEDTIRFISAKKNEPDWLLEDRLKAFRLWQSMSEPHWPNVKYPKIDYQSIIYYSAPKQKKTVGSLDEIDPELLDTFQRLGISLNEQKRLLGVVDEPQPGDRPRVAVDAVMDSVSVATTFKKDLAERGIIFCSMSEAVHEHPELVRKYLGSVIPAKDNYFAALNAAVFTDGSFCYIPKGVRCPMELSTYFRINAAGTGQFERTLIVADEGSYVSYLEGCTAPMRDENQLHAACVELVAMANAEIKYSTVQNWYPGDKEGNGGIYNFVTKRGICNGDNAKISWTQVETGSAITWKYPSVILKGDNSIGEFYSVAVTNNMQQADTGTKMIHIGKNTKSRIVSKGISAGKSQNSYRGLVKVMKRAENARNYSQCDSLLLGDKCGAHTFPYLEVDNASATVEHEATTSKIGEDQLFYCNQRGIPTEQAVALIINGYAKEVLNQLPMEFAVEAQKLLAISLEGSVG; translated from the coding sequence ATGACTAAGGACGAGGCAATTTTAGAAAGTATCACCAACTCAGAGTATAAGTACGGATTTGAGACAATCATCGAAGCCGACGAGGCTCCTATGGGTCTTGATGAAGACACAATTCGCTTCATTTCTGCCAAGAAAAACGAACCCGACTGGTTGCTCGAAGACCGCCTGAAAGCGTTTCGGTTATGGCAGAGCATGAGCGAGCCCCACTGGCCGAATGTCAAATATCCCAAGATCGATTACCAGTCGATCATTTACTATTCGGCTCCCAAACAGAAGAAAACCGTTGGCTCGCTCGATGAGATCGACCCCGAACTGCTCGATACCTTCCAGCGGCTTGGCATTTCACTGAATGAACAAAAGCGTTTGCTGGGTGTCGTTGATGAGCCCCAGCCTGGCGACCGGCCCCGCGTAGCGGTTGATGCCGTCATGGATTCGGTCTCGGTAGCCACTACGTTCAAGAAAGACCTGGCCGAGCGGGGTATCATTTTCTGCTCCATGTCTGAGGCCGTTCATGAACATCCTGAGCTGGTGCGTAAGTACCTGGGTTCGGTTATTCCGGCGAAAGACAATTATTTTGCTGCTCTGAATGCCGCTGTTTTCACCGACGGTTCGTTCTGCTACATTCCGAAAGGCGTTCGCTGCCCGATGGAGTTGTCGACCTATTTCCGGATCAATGCCGCCGGAACGGGCCAGTTTGAGCGAACGCTCATCGTAGCTGATGAAGGGTCGTATGTAAGTTACCTGGAAGGTTGCACAGCCCCGATGCGCGATGAAAATCAGCTGCACGCAGCCTGCGTAGAGCTGGTGGCGATGGCTAACGCCGAAATCAAGTACTCCACCGTTCAGAACTGGTATCCAGGCGATAAAGAAGGCAACGGGGGTATTTACAACTTCGTAACCAAGCGCGGCATCTGCAACGGCGACAACGCCAAAATCTCCTGGACACAGGTAGAAACCGGGTCAGCCATTACCTGGAAATACCCTTCGGTCATTCTGAAAGGAGATAACTCCATCGGTGAGTTTTACTCCGTGGCAGTTACCAACAACATGCAGCAGGCCGACACGGGTACCAAAATGATTCACATCGGCAAGAACACCAAGAGCCGGATTGTGTCGAAAGGTATTTCGGCCGGCAAAAGCCAGAACTCCTACCGGGGTCTGGTCAAGGTGATGAAACGCGCAGAAAACGCCCGTAACTATTCGCAGTGTGACTCGTTGCTGCTGGGCGATAAATGCGGGGCACACACCTTCCCGTATCTGGAAGTCGACAACGCATCGGCAACTGTAGAACACGAAGCGACGACGTCTAAAATTGGCGAAGATCAACTGTTCTATTGCAACCAGCGGGGTATTCCTACCGAACAGGCGGTAGCCCTGATCATTAACGGATACGCCAAAGAAGTGCTGAACCAATTGCCGATGGAATTTGCGGTTGAGGCCCAGAAACTGTTAGCCATTAGTCTTGAAGGCAGCGTCGGTTAA
- a CDS encoding alpha/beta fold hydrolase, translating into MRALLFVCCLLVSGISYAQTTREPLFKSFDGTQIHYDILGEGKPVVLLHGFITNGESWKRAPVRQALADAGFKVVTLDLRGNGRSDKPHTAEAYRNNAELKDVMALMKHLGLTTYDVVGYSRGAILTAELMTMDKQVRRAVMGGMSADFTDPNWIRRKNFHEALTKPGSHPELQAAVDNAKKSGADTVALARMQEFQPSTSRAKLAKIRIPLLVINGEQDLDNGNPKELADAVPGARLVMVPGTHGGAMVTPEFAKAVVDFLKQ; encoded by the coding sequence ATGAGAGCACTTCTTTTCGTTTGCTGTTTGCTTGTATCCGGTATCAGCTACGCCCAAACCACCCGCGAACCGCTGTTCAAGTCGTTCGATGGTACCCAGATTCATTACGATATACTGGGAGAGGGTAAACCCGTCGTGCTGCTGCATGGATTCATCACCAACGGCGAGAGCTGGAAACGGGCGCCTGTCCGGCAGGCGCTGGCCGATGCCGGGTTCAAGGTAGTGACGCTCGATCTGCGGGGAAACGGCCGGTCCGACAAACCCCACACGGCCGAAGCCTATCGTAACAACGCCGAGCTGAAAGATGTCATGGCGCTCATGAAACACCTTGGACTGACTACCTACGACGTAGTGGGGTATTCACGTGGGGCCATCCTGACGGCCGAACTAATGACGATGGATAAGCAGGTGCGCCGGGCGGTGATGGGTGGTATGAGTGCCGACTTTACTGATCCGAACTGGATCCGGCGCAAAAACTTCCACGAAGCACTCACCAAACCGGGCAGTCACCCGGAGCTACAGGCCGCCGTCGACAATGCCAAAAAGAGCGGAGCCGATACGGTTGCGCTGGCCCGCATGCAGGAGTTTCAGCCGAGCACGAGCCGTGCCAAACTGGCGAAGATCCGGATACCCCTGCTGGTCATAAACGGCGAACAGGACCTCGACAACGGTAACCCGAAGGAATTGGCCGATGCGGTGCCCGGTGCCCGGCTGGTGATGGTGCCCGGCACGCATGGCGGGGCCATGGTTACGCCGGAGTTTGCCAAAGCCGTTGTCGATTTCCTGAAGCAGTGA